Below is a window of Comamonadaceae bacterium M7527 DNA.
CGCGCGCTCCAAGGTATGGGGTATGACCACCAGGTCCAGGCTGGAAGACTCAAATGGCAAGGCGTGGCTGTCGCAATCAAGGTCTACCTCTGCGCCTGGGGCAGTGCCCAAAGCGCGGCAGTCTGGCCCGTAGCTGTCCACTTGCGCCAACCACTGGTGCGGCATGCGATTGGCGCTCAGACCGTCTAGCTCCGGCAAACCCAGCTGGATGGCATGGTAGCCAAACAGGTCGCGCACAACCTCATCTGTGTTGGCTTGCAGCCAATCTAGCCAGCATTGCCGCAAAAAGTCATGGGAATTGGTAAGCAAACTTAGAATATCCGGGTAGCAAATAACGACACGCCACGTGACAATCCCCTATTGTCGTGTGTCACATCGGCGCAGGCCACGAGAAACCCCATGCATTTATTGCCCATTCCCGCTTTTGACGACAACTACCTGTGGCTGCTGCACGACGGCCAACAAGCCTTGGTGGTTGACCCTGGCGACGCCGCCCCTGTGCAGGCCACGCTGGCGCAGCTGGACTTGGATCTGGTGGCTATTTTGGTCACGCACCACCACGGTGACCACACCGGCGGCGTATTGGCGCTGCAACAGCAATATGCCTGCGATGTGTATTACCCAGCCAACGAGCAGCTCGGTTTCGTAAATCAGCTGGACAGCGCCAAGGGCCACGCTGTGCGCGGCTCAGACACATTGAACGTGCTGGGCACCACGTTTACCACGCTGGATGTACCTGGCCACACGCTGGGGCATGTGGCGTTTCATGCCGCAGACGTTGCAGACTTGGGTAGCGTCTTGTTTTGTGGTGACACCTTGTTTTCTGGGGGCTGCGGCCGGTTGTTTGAGGGCACGCCTGCGCAAATGCGCGCCTCGCTGGCGCAGCTGGCTGCGCTACCCCCACAGACTTGGGTGTGCTGTGCACACGAGTACACCTTATCAAATTTAAAATTTGCCCGCGCTGTCGATCCGCAAAACCAAGCCTTACTGGGTTACAGTTCTACAGTCGAATCATTGCGCGC
It encodes the following:
- the gloB gene encoding hydroxyacylglutathione hydrolase, with translation MHLLPIPAFDDNYLWLLHDGQQALVVDPGDAAPVQATLAQLDLDLVAILVTHHHGDHTGGVLALQQQYACDVYYPANEQLGFVNQLDSAKGHAVRGSDTLNVLGTTFTTLDVPGHTLGHVAFHAADVADLGSVLFCGDTLFSGGCGRLFEGTPAQMRASLAQLAALPPQTWVCCAHEYTLSNLKFARAVDPQNQALLGYSSTVESLRAKGLPTLPVRLGTECEINPFLRVNHVDIATSVLSQFPQTPAQPDAIFGALRAWKNNF